Proteins from a single region of Segatella copri:
- a CDS encoding 3-deoxy-D-manno-octulosonic acid transferase has translation MYNIVIYFVLWGIAIASLFNEKVRKMWRGEREAFKILKQKVDPNAKYIWFHAASLGEFEQGRPLMERIRKDYPQYKILLTFYSPSGYEVRKNYEGADIICYMPVDTRLNAIRFLRLVRPVMAFFIKYEFWSNFLHILKHRNIPTYSVSSIFREDQVFFKWYGRNYAGVLKCFTRFFVQNEESKRLLEGIGITAVDVVGDTRFDRVLQIKEAAKQLPICEAFRTGVASSQSADVPHHDFKVFVAGSSWPPDENIFIPFFNEHKDWRLLIAPHVIAEEHLKLILSLIKGKKVVRYTQTTPEEAADADVLIIDCFGLLSSMYNYGDVAYIGGGFGVGIHNTLEAAVWNMPVIFGPNNKKFQEAQGLLKSGGGFEINTYEDFSGLMSSLMNDETFLKQAGDKAGTFVAHLAGATDKVLASVKL, from the coding sequence ATCTATAATATCGTAATATATTTCGTCCTTTGGGGCATAGCCATTGCAAGTCTGTTTAATGAAAAGGTGCGCAAGATGTGGCGTGGTGAGCGTGAGGCTTTCAAAATATTGAAGCAGAAGGTGGATCCTAACGCTAAGTACATTTGGTTTCATGCTGCATCGCTCGGTGAGTTTGAACAGGGACGACCTTTGATGGAACGTATCCGCAAGGACTATCCTCAGTATAAGATTCTGCTTACCTTCTATTCTCCTTCGGGTTATGAGGTGCGCAAGAACTATGAGGGAGCTGACATCATCTGTTATATGCCGGTGGATACTAGGTTGAACGCCATCCGTTTCCTTAGATTGGTACGTCCTGTGATGGCTTTCTTCATCAAGTATGAGTTCTGGTCTAATTTCCTTCATATCCTGAAGCATCGCAACATTCCTACTTATAGCGTGAGCAGTATCTTCCGCGAGGATCAGGTGTTCTTCAAATGGTATGGCAGAAACTATGCTGGAGTGCTGAAGTGCTTTACCCGTTTCTTCGTACAGAACGAAGAGAGCAAGCGATTGCTCGAAGGTATCGGCATCACGGCTGTGGATGTGGTAGGCGATACCCGTTTCGACCGTGTTCTCCAGATAAAGGAGGCTGCCAAGCAATTGCCGATTTGCGAGGCTTTCAGAACAGGAGTAGCTTCATCTCAGTCTGCGGATGTACCTCATCATGATTTCAAGGTATTTGTTGCCGGTAGCTCTTGGCCACCAGATGAGAATATCTTTATACCTTTCTTTAATGAGCACAAGGATTGGCGCCTGCTGATTGCTCCTCATGTCATCGCTGAAGAGCATCTGAAGTTGATTCTTTCTCTGATAAAGGGCAAGAAGGTGGTGCGCTATACGCAAACTACTCCGGAAGAAGCTGCAGATGCTGATGTCTTGATCATCGATTGTTTCGGGTTGTTGAGCAGTATGTACAACTATGGTGATGTGGCTTATATCGGTGGTGGCTTTGGTGTAGGTATTCATAACACCTTGGAGGCTGCCGTATGGAATATGCCGGTTATCTTTGGTCCGAACAATAAAAAGTTTCAGGAGGCTCAGGGCTTGCTGAAATCGGGTGGAGGTTTTGAAATCAATACCTATGAGGATTTCTCAGGTTTGATGAGTTCTCTGATGAATGATGAGACCTTCCTGAAACAGGCTGGCGATAAGGCTGGCACCTTCGTGGCTCATTTGGCTGGCGCTACTGATAAGGTCTTGGCAAGTGTAAAGTTGTAA
- a CDS encoding OmpP1/FadL family transporter, whose protein sequence is MKKLKLVSLAIAMACATPSFAGGLLTNTNQHVAFNRMMSREASIGIDGVYYNPAGVVFMGEGHHLAINWQLAYQTRSIENDYALFTNNVNNPITPRTFKGEAFAPVIPSFQYAYNKGRWSLQASFALTGGGGKCTFDNGLGSFEKIVAETAMAACGLAKTVDNVLGNTLGQPGMQMFTTDQAFGQKGEYSYNSYMHGRQYYYGLSVGAAYKFSDNFSAFAGVRGVYASTNYYGYVENIKVGNMPLYKVLDPNKENAANIELSCDQSGIGFTPIIGVDFKTGKWNFSAKYEFKTRIRLKNKSVNQAPSISALPDNLSRQMVGTLTQVFTNKGMTPEKAQAVATNTTQAVLTNGDVLKTMAGLKTQFDTELEEAIGEYEDGKKIAGDIPAYLALGVGYSPVNVVRVNVGFHWFDDKHATSYNNRQEKLKRGTLEYNAGVEVDVNKKITLSTGWQNTNYGLSDEYMDDKSFVVGSNSAAIGGVYHINKKMDLNVAYFHTFYQHKKTTENVELIGKTYSSDYTRNNNVFAVGLDINF, encoded by the coding sequence ATGAAGAAACTAAAATTAGTTAGTTTAGCCATTGCGATGGCTTGTGCAACCCCATCTTTTGCAGGCGGTTTGCTCACCAACACCAATCAACATGTAGCATTCAACAGAATGATGAGCCGTGAGGCTTCAATTGGTATCGACGGTGTTTATTACAATCCAGCCGGAGTTGTATTCATGGGTGAAGGTCACCATCTCGCCATCAACTGGCAGTTGGCTTACCAGACACGTAGCATTGAAAATGATTATGCTCTGTTCACAAATAATGTGAACAATCCTATTACTCCTCGTACATTCAAGGGTGAGGCTTTTGCGCCTGTCATCCCTTCATTCCAGTATGCTTATAATAAAGGTAGATGGTCACTCCAGGCTAGCTTCGCCCTCACAGGTGGTGGCGGCAAGTGTACCTTCGATAATGGTCTGGGCTCTTTCGAAAAGATCGTAGCAGAGACAGCAATGGCTGCTTGCGGTCTGGCAAAAACTGTTGACAATGTATTGGGTAATACACTAGGACAGCCAGGAATGCAAATGTTTACAACCGACCAAGCTTTCGGTCAGAAAGGCGAATATAGTTACAATAGCTATATGCATGGACGTCAGTACTATTACGGTCTCTCTGTAGGTGCTGCATACAAATTCAGCGACAATTTCAGCGCATTTGCAGGTGTACGTGGTGTCTATGCTTCAACAAACTACTATGGATATGTTGAAAACATCAAGGTAGGCAACATGCCTCTTTACAAGGTACTCGACCCTAACAAGGAAAATGCAGCCAACATTGAATTGAGCTGTGATCAGAGCGGCATCGGCTTTACTCCGATCATCGGTGTAGACTTCAAGACAGGCAAGTGGAACTTCTCTGCAAAATATGAGTTCAAGACTCGCATACGTTTGAAGAACAAGTCTGTAAATCAGGCTCCTAGTATCAGTGCTCTCCCAGACAACTTGTCCAGACAGATGGTTGGAACATTGACTCAGGTGTTCACAAATAAGGGTATGACTCCAGAGAAAGCTCAAGCTGTAGCTACAAATACTACTCAAGCAGTTTTGACTAACGGTGATGTACTAAAGACAATGGCTGGCTTGAAGACTCAGTTCGATACAGAGCTCGAAGAGGCTATCGGTGAATATGAGGATGGCAAGAAGATTGCTGGTGATATTCCTGCTTATCTGGCACTCGGTGTTGGCTACAGTCCTGTAAATGTAGTACGCGTAAACGTAGGTTTCCACTGGTTCGATGACAAGCACGCTACATCTTACAACAACCGACAGGAAAAGTTGAAGCGTGGTACATTGGAATACAACGCAGGTGTAGAGGTAGACGTAAACAAGAAGATTACCCTGAGTACAGGTTGGCAGAACACCAACTATGGCTTGAGCGATGAGTACATGGACGACAAATCATTCGTTGTTGGTTCCAACTCAGCAGCTATCGGTGGTGTTTATCACATCAACAAGAAGATGGATCTGAACGTAGCTTACTTCCACACCTTCTATCAGCACAAGAAGACTACAGAGAATGTAGAACTAATAGGAAAGACCTACAGTTCAGACTACACTCGTAACAACAACGTATTCGCAGTAGGTCTCGACATCAACTTCTAA
- the gltX gene encoding glutamate--tRNA ligase, which translates to MADRKVRVRFAPSPTGALHIGGVRTALYNYLFARQHGGELVFRIEDTDSHRFVPGAEEYILESFKWLGIQFDEGVSFGGEHGPYRQSERRDIYKQYVQQLLDNDKAYIAFDTPEELEAKRAEIQNFQYDAHTRMQMRNSLTLSKEEVDKLIADGKQYTVRFKIEPGQEIHVNDMIRGDVKVMSDILDDKVLYKSADELPTYHLANIVDDHLMEISHVIRGEEWLPSAPLHVLLYKAFGWEDTMPRFAHLPLLLKPEGKGKLSKRDGDRLGFPVFPLEWHDPKTGEVSSGYRESGYFPEAVVNFLALLGWNPGTEQEIFSLDELVKAFDISRCSKAGAKFDFKKGIWFNHEYILMKSDDEIANLFAPIVANNGVEETLDRVKQVVHMMKDRVNFVYELWPLCSFFFIAPTEYDAKTAKKRWKEYSAQQMTELADVLEGIEDFSIEGQEPVVMKWVEDKSYKLGDVMNAFRLTLVGEGKGPGMFDISAFLGKEETLRRLRKAIEVLG; encoded by the coding sequence ATGGCAGATAGAAAAGTAAGGGTGCGTTTTGCCCCTAGTCCAACGGGTGCATTGCACATTGGCGGTGTTCGTACCGCTCTGTATAATTATTTGTTTGCTCGCCAACATGGAGGTGAGCTGGTGTTCCGTATTGAGGATACAGATTCTCATCGTTTCGTGCCTGGAGCCGAAGAATATATCCTGGAATCTTTCAAGTGGCTGGGTATCCAGTTTGACGAGGGTGTAAGTTTCGGTGGAGAGCATGGACCTTATCGCCAGAGTGAACGTCGTGATATCTATAAGCAGTATGTTCAGCAGCTCCTGGATAATGATAAGGCGTATATTGCTTTTGATACTCCTGAGGAGTTGGAAGCGAAACGTGCCGAAATCCAGAATTTCCAGTATGATGCTCATACTCGTATGCAGATGCGCAACTCTCTGACTCTTTCTAAGGAAGAGGTTGATAAACTGATTGCTGACGGAAAGCAGTATACTGTACGTTTCAAGATTGAACCGGGACAGGAAATTCACGTGAACGATATGATTCGTGGTGATGTGAAGGTAATGAGTGATATCCTGGATGATAAGGTACTTTATAAAAGTGCTGATGAATTGCCAACTTATCACCTGGCAAATATCGTAGACGACCACCTGATGGAAATCTCTCATGTAATCCGCGGTGAGGAGTGGTTGCCTAGTGCGCCTTTGCACGTACTTCTTTATAAGGCTTTCGGTTGGGAAGATACCATGCCTCGTTTTGCGCATCTTCCTTTGCTTCTTAAGCCTGAAGGTAAAGGTAAGCTGAGTAAGCGTGATGGCGACCGCCTCGGTTTCCCGGTATTCCCGCTGGAATGGCATGATCCTAAGACTGGCGAGGTTTCTTCCGGTTATCGTGAGAGTGGCTATTTCCCAGAGGCTGTAGTCAACTTCCTGGCGCTCCTCGGCTGGAATCCTGGTACAGAACAGGAAATCTTCTCTCTTGATGAACTGGTGAAGGCTTTTGATATTTCACGTTGCTCTAAGGCTGGTGCCAAGTTCGACTTCAAGAAGGGAATCTGGTTCAACCACGAATACATTCTGATGAAGAGCGATGATGAAATAGCTAACCTCTTTGCCCCTATTGTTGCCAACAATGGTGTAGAGGAAACTCTGGACCGCGTAAAGCAGGTGGTACACATGATGAAGGATCGTGTGAACTTTGTCTATGAACTGTGGCCATTGTGTTCTTTCTTCTTCATTGCTCCTACAGAGTATGATGCTAAGACAGCCAAGAAGCGCTGGAAGGAATATTCTGCACAGCAGATGACAGAACTTGCTGATGTGCTTGAAGGTATTGAGGATTTCTCTATCGAAGGTCAGGAACCTGTCGTGATGAAATGGGTAGAGGATAAGAGCTATAAGCTGGGTGATGTGATGAACGCATTCCGTCTGACTCTCGTAGGTGAGGGCAAGGGCCCGGGTATGTTCGATATCTCTGCCTTCCTTGGCAAGGAGGAAACTCTGCGCCGTCTTCGCAAGGCAATCGAAGTTTTGGGTTAA
- the priA gene encoding replication restart helicase PriA: MKYVDVILPLPLDGTFTYSVPDGMERKVVPGVRLLVPLGKSKKYIAMATRLHDDKPAFSCKPVEAVLDSTPSLLPQQMRLWQWIGYYYMAPLGDVYNAAMPGGLKSTEKFKPKMELYVELASTYRSEQALHVALNLVQRALKQAKTLTTFLSLSHWDSLDGDTPREGIKKVTKEELMNESHCTAAVVKALIDRGILFTYELEIGRLNTNGESHFDLIKPLSLAQQDAYNGILMQMMKKDVVLLHGVTSSGKTEIYIHLIRKAIEEHKQVLYLLPEIALTVQIMERLHRVFGDRLGIYHSKYSDAERVEIWQKQLSDHPYDVILGARSAVFLPFKNLGLVIIDEEHETSFKQQDPAPRYHARSAAIVLAKMYGAKTLLGTATPSMESYYNAQQGKYGLVELKTRYKGIQLPEIQVVDVKDLRRRKMMSGSFSPQLLAAVREALKNGQQAILFQNRRGFAPMVECKVCGWVPKCKNCDVSLTLHKSINLLTCHYCGYTYPVPTECPNCGSTEIMGRGFGTEKIEDQIAEIFPEAKIARMDLDTTRTRNAYERLIADFSEGRTNLLIGTQMVSKGLDFDKVSVVGILNADSMLNYPDFRAYEHAFMMMAQVSGRAGRKGKRGLVILQTKNPTLPVIGQVVHNDYAGLYQGILEERRTFHYPPFFHLINVYVKHKYDKVCEQASHELSKTLRSWFGERVLGPDKPAVARVKTMNIRKIVIKLENGIDQQKVREYLKFAQQQMGKDPRYGALQIYYDVDPL, translated from the coding sequence ATGAAATATGTAGATGTGATATTACCCCTTCCGCTCGACGGAACCTTTACTTATTCTGTCCCTGATGGGATGGAAAGGAAAGTTGTGCCTGGGGTACGCTTGCTGGTTCCTCTTGGTAAAAGTAAGAAATATATCGCAATGGCTACCCGGCTGCATGATGATAAGCCTGCATTCTCCTGCAAACCTGTCGAGGCGGTACTTGACAGTACCCCTTCGCTGTTGCCTCAGCAGATGAGATTGTGGCAATGGATTGGCTATTATTATATGGCTCCGTTAGGCGATGTCTATAATGCAGCTATGCCCGGTGGACTGAAGTCTACAGAGAAATTCAAGCCCAAGATGGAACTCTATGTAGAACTTGCCAGTACGTACCGTAGTGAGCAGGCACTTCATGTAGCGCTCAATCTGGTGCAGAGAGCCTTGAAGCAAGCCAAAACTTTAACCACCTTTCTGAGTCTCTCGCATTGGGACAGTCTTGATGGCGATACGCCTAGAGAAGGCATAAAAAAAGTGACCAAGGAAGAACTGATGAACGAGAGCCATTGTACGGCTGCTGTTGTCAAGGCGCTTATCGACAGGGGAATTCTCTTTACTTATGAATTGGAAATAGGACGATTGAATACGAATGGAGAATCTCATTTTGACTTGATTAAACCACTCTCTTTGGCTCAGCAAGATGCCTATAATGGAATCCTGATGCAAATGATGAAAAAGGATGTTGTATTGCTTCATGGTGTGACATCCAGCGGAAAGACGGAAATCTACATTCATCTTATCAGAAAAGCCATAGAGGAGCATAAGCAGGTGCTCTATCTTCTGCCGGAAATCGCTCTGACCGTACAAATCATGGAGCGCCTTCATCGAGTTTTCGGCGACCGGCTGGGCATCTACCATTCTAAATATAGTGATGCTGAGCGTGTAGAAATCTGGCAGAAACAACTCTCTGATCATCCCTATGATGTAATCCTGGGTGCCAGAAGTGCCGTCTTCCTGCCTTTTAAGAATTTGGGACTCGTCATTATAGACGAAGAGCACGAGACTTCCTTCAAACAACAGGATCCCGCTCCGCGCTACCATGCCAGAAGTGCTGCCATTGTGCTTGCCAAGATGTATGGGGCTAAGACTTTATTGGGTACGGCTACGCCTTCGATGGAGAGTTATTATAATGCGCAGCAAGGTAAGTATGGCCTGGTAGAGCTGAAGACAAGATACAAAGGTATTCAGTTGCCGGAAATTCAGGTGGTAGATGTAAAAGACTTGCGCCGCCGTAAGATGATGAGCGGTTCTTTCTCTCCACAGCTTTTGGCTGCAGTAAGAGAGGCTTTGAAGAATGGGCAACAGGCAATCCTCTTTCAGAATCGTCGTGGTTTTGCGCCGATGGTTGAATGTAAGGTATGTGGTTGGGTGCCGAAATGTAAGAACTGTGATGTCTCGCTTACGTTGCATAAGAGTATCAACCTGCTTACTTGCCATTATTGTGGTTACACTTATCCGGTTCCTACGGAATGTCCTAACTGTGGCAGTACGGAAATCATGGGACGCGGTTTTGGTACCGAGAAGATAGAAGACCAGATAGCGGAAATCTTTCCGGAAGCCAAGATTGCCAGAATGGATTTGGATACAACACGTACACGAAATGCCTACGAACGGCTTATCGCAGACTTCTCTGAAGGCAGGACGAATCTTCTCATAGGCACGCAAATGGTTTCTAAGGGTCTCGATTTCGATAAGGTGAGTGTAGTAGGCATCCTGAATGCTGATTCGATGCTCAACTATCCCGATTTCCGCGCCTACGAGCATGCTTTCATGATGATGGCACAGGTGAGTGGTAGAGCTGGAAGAAAAGGTAAGCGTGGCTTGGTGATTCTACAGACCAAGAATCCTACCTTGCCTGTAATCGGACAGGTGGTGCATAATGATTATGCAGGTTTGTATCAGGGGATTCTGGAGGAGAGAAGAACTTTTCATTATCCACCTTTCTTTCACCTGATTAATGTATATGTAAAACATAAATATGATAAGGTATGCGAACAGGCTAGCCATGAGCTCAGCAAAACGCTGAGAAGCTGGTTTGGCGAGCGTGTGTTGGGACCCGATAAACCTGCTGTGGCAAGGGTTAAGACGATGAACATCCGGAAGATTGTTATCAAACTGGAAAATGGTATTGATCAGCAGAAGGTAAGAGAATATCTGAAGTTTGCTCAGCAACAGATGGGAAAGGATCCGAGATATGGAGCTCTGCAGATTTATTATGATGTAGACCCATTGTAG
- a CDS encoding porin family protein produces MKKVLSVLMVVAAMMFATNANAQIKFGLKGGLDVTNMSLSNDVFDASNKTGFFVGPMVKVTIPIVGLSFDAAALYDQKEAKVSVDDAETTMTQKSLNIPVNVRYGFGLSSLANVFVFAGPQWGINVGDKNFEWDKSGCYSLKKTNFSVNVGLGVTLLSHLQLSANYNIACGKTADVTWKETSEKIVNGNSKNNSWQIALGYWF; encoded by the coding sequence ATGAAGAAAGTTTTATCAGTATTAATGGTTGTAGCAGCCATGATGTTTGCTACAAATGCTAATGCCCAGATTAAGTTTGGTTTGAAGGGCGGTTTGGATGTTACTAATATGTCTTTGAGTAACGATGTATTTGATGCATCTAACAAGACTGGTTTCTTTGTTGGTCCAATGGTAAAGGTTACTATCCCTATTGTTGGCTTGAGTTTTGATGCTGCTGCCTTGTACGATCAGAAGGAAGCTAAGGTGTCTGTAGATGATGCAGAGACAACGATGACTCAGAAATCTCTTAATATTCCTGTAAACGTACGTTATGGCTTTGGTTTGAGCAGCTTGGCTAATGTTTTCGTTTTCGCTGGTCCACAGTGGGGTATCAACGTTGGCGACAAGAACTTCGAGTGGGATAAATCAGGCTGCTATTCTCTGAAGAAAACAAACTTCAGTGTAAACGTAGGTTTGGGTGTTACCCTGCTGAGCCATCTCCAGCTTTCTGCAAACTATAACATTGCTTGCGGTAAGACTGCAGATGTTACCTGGAAGGAAACAAGCGAAAAGATTGTGAATGGTAACAGTAAGAATAACAGTTGGCAGATTGCTTTGGGTTATTGGTTCTAA
- a CDS encoding nitroreductase family protein, producing the protein MENEVLKAIKERRSIRRFKADQITDEELKTVLEAGTWAATGHGTQEPFIIAVQNPEICAQLRKMNAEIMGVESDPYYGAPTIVIVLAPESNVNGVKDGSLILGNMMLAAHSIGLASCWINREDGMFASEEGKKLMKDWNLPEGLMGVGALALGYASAHPHTVKPRKEDYYRIIK; encoded by the coding sequence ATGGAAAATGAAGTTTTGAAAGCCATTAAGGAGAGAAGAAGTATTCGTCGCTTCAAGGCAGATCAGATTACCGACGAAGAGTTGAAGACGGTATTGGAAGCCGGCACATGGGCAGCAACAGGTCATGGAACTCAGGAGCCTTTCATCATTGCCGTTCAGAATCCAGAGATTTGCGCCCAGCTTCGCAAGATGAACGCAGAAATCATGGGTGTAGAAAGCGATCCTTACTATGGAGCGCCAACCATCGTTATCGTTCTGGCACCAGAAAGCAACGTTAACGGTGTGAAAGATGGCAGCCTTATCTTAGGCAATATGATGCTTGCTGCCCACTCTATCGGCCTTGCATCTTGCTGGATTAACCGTGAAGACGGCATGTTTGCATCAGAAGAAGGCAAGAAGTTGATGAAAGACTGGAATCTTCCAGAAGGTTTGATGGGAGTAGGAGCCTTAGCCTTGGGTTATGCTTCTGCGCATCCTCATACCGTAAAACCAAGAAAAGAGGATTACTACCGCATTATCAAATAA
- a CDS encoding HD family phosphohydrolase, translating into MSIFNNPEENYWRNFATKTVLILITVAIIVWFLPRNEGRMFRYDVGKPWMYGSVIAKFDFPIYKTDEAIKREQDSLMKQFQPYYSVNESIGSEQVSRFLHDFSQGVPGLPKEYVGLIAHQLQRLYQTGIIATTEYNRIYKDSTSMIRIINGKNVKSVPIGSFYSTIAAYERIFYDEKLATQRQLLSRCNLNNYVEANVIYDKERSEAEKADMISSIPLASGMVMSGQKIVDRGEVITNNTYRVLNSFDKEMKRRSSTQEELTTTIIGQVLFIFILVMLFTSYLSLFRKDYFDKPRSITMLYAMITLFPIFVSLMMKHNFFSVYIIPFAMAPIFVRVFMDSRTAFISHVTMILICAAAVKYQYEFIIVQLVAGLVAIYSLRELSKRSQIFITALLVTIASGVVYLALQLMQDNQVFNVDASMYTYFTVNGIFLLLSYPLMYIIEKMFGFTSNVTLFELSNTNKGLLRNLSEIAPGTFQHSITVGNLAAEIANRIRANSLLVRTGALYHDIGKMTNPVFFTENQAGVNPHDQLSDLESAQIIISHVSEGLKMAEKVGLPGIIKDFITTHHGTGITKYFYINYCNAHPTEVIDKSQFQYPGPNPFTREQAILMMADTVEAASRSLNEYTEESISNLVNKLIDGQVADGFFKECPITFRDIALAKQVLIERLKAIYHTRISYPHLNVKQNAGKKTSQESKEQE; encoded by the coding sequence ATGAGCATATTTAACAACCCAGAAGAGAACTATTGGCGCAATTTCGCCACAAAAACGGTTTTGATATTAATTACCGTTGCTATCATTGTTTGGTTCCTTCCTCGCAACGAAGGAAGGATGTTCAGGTACGATGTTGGAAAGCCATGGATGTATGGTTCCGTCATCGCAAAATTTGACTTTCCGATCTATAAGACCGATGAAGCCATCAAGCGTGAACAGGATTCGCTGATGAAGCAATTCCAACCTTATTATTCTGTCAATGAATCCATCGGCAGCGAACAGGTGAGCCGTTTCCTGCACGACTTCAGCCAAGGTGTACCAGGTTTGCCAAAAGAATATGTGGGACTCATAGCCCACCAGCTTCAGCGCCTTTATCAGACCGGCATCATCGCTACCACGGAATATAATCGTATCTACAAAGATTCTACCAGTATGATACGAATTATCAACGGAAAGAATGTGAAGAGCGTACCTATCGGTTCGTTCTACTCTACTATTGCCGCTTACGAACGCATCTTCTACGATGAGAAACTGGCAACCCAGCGACAGCTTTTATCCCGTTGCAACCTTAACAATTATGTTGAAGCTAACGTCATATACGATAAGGAAAGAAGCGAGGCAGAGAAAGCCGACATGATAAGCAGCATTCCACTGGCAAGCGGAATGGTGATGAGCGGACAGAAGATTGTGGATCGTGGAGAAGTGATTACGAACAACACCTATCGGGTGCTCAATTCATTCGATAAGGAGATGAAGCGCCGCAGTTCTACCCAGGAAGAACTGACAACCACTATCATCGGACAGGTACTGTTTATCTTCATTCTTGTCATGCTGTTTACCTCTTATCTCTCACTTTTCAGAAAAGACTATTTTGATAAGCCGCGCAGCATTACCATGCTTTATGCGATGATTACGCTGTTCCCTATCTTTGTGTCACTCATGATGAAACACAATTTCTTCAGTGTCTATATCATCCCATTTGCCATGGCGCCTATCTTCGTACGTGTGTTTATGGACTCGCGTACAGCCTTTATCAGCCACGTTACGATGATTCTCATTTGTGCAGCAGCAGTAAAGTACCAGTACGAGTTTATCATCGTACAGCTGGTAGCTGGTCTTGTTGCTATTTACAGTTTGCGTGAACTCAGCAAGCGCTCGCAGATATTCATCACAGCCCTGTTGGTAACTATAGCCAGCGGTGTAGTATATCTTGCCCTTCAACTGATGCAGGACAACCAGGTGTTCAACGTAGATGCCAGCATGTATACCTACTTTACTGTAAACGGCATCTTCCTGCTACTCTCTTATCCGCTCATGTACATTATAGAAAAGATGTTTGGATTTACATCTAATGTTACACTTTTCGAGTTGTCAAATACCAACAAGGGATTACTTCGCAACCTGAGTGAGATTGCTCCAGGCACCTTCCAGCATTCTATCACCGTAGGTAATCTGGCTGCAGAGATTGCCAACCGCATCAGAGCCAACAGTCTCCTGGTACGTACCGGAGCACTCTATCATGATATCGGTAAGATGACTAACCCTGTTTTCTTCACAGAGAATCAGGCGGGCGTTAATCCTCACGACCAGTTAAGCGACCTTGAGAGCGCACAGATTATCATAAGCCATGTTTCAGAAGGTCTGAAGATGGCAGAGAAGGTTGGTCTGCCAGGCATTATAAAGGATTTCATCACTACTCATCACGGAACGGGCATCACCAAGTATTTCTATATTAATTACTGTAATGCTCACCCTACAGAGGTGATTGACAAGTCACAGTTCCAATATCCTGGTCCGAACCCATTTACCCGCGAACAGGCCATCCTGATGATGGCAGATACGGTTGAAGCGGCTTCGCGCTCTCTGAACGAATATACTGAAGAAAGCATCAGTAACCTCGTCAATAAACTCATCGACGGACAGGTGGCAGATGGTTTCTTCAAGGAGTGCCCTATCACGTTCCGAGACATTGCTCTCGCTAAGCAGGTACTCATCGAACGACTCAAGGCTATTTACCATACCCGTATTTCGTATCCTCACTTAAACGTAAAACAGAATGCCGGCAAAAAGACGAGTCAGGAGTCTAAAGAACAAGAGTAA